The following are encoded together in the Petrotoga olearia DSM 13574 genome:
- a CDS encoding DUF4406 domain-containing protein, with translation MNISKYNAEGYLDLTAYEALLAIERGAKKAAFRPLVFICSPLAGDVEHNLEQARRCCRFAVMKGAIPLAPHLLFPQFMDDGDKTERNLAIFMGLVLLSKCHELWRFGNKISPGMAIELEKAKRLGIPIRHFTGQCAEVKEHARA, from the coding sequence ATGAACATAAGCAAATACAACGCCGAAGGATACCTTGATCTGACGGCTTATGAAGCTCTGCTGGCTATTGAGCGGGGGGCAAAAAAAGCGGCATTCCGTCCGCTGGTGTTCATCTGCTCGCCGCTGGCAGGCGATGTTGAGCACAATTTGGAACAGGCAAGGCGCTGCTGCCGGTTTGCCGTAATGAAAGGCGCAATACCGCTGGCGCCCCATCTGCTGTTCCCGCAGTTTATGGATGACGGCGATAAAACCGAAAGAAACCTTGCCATCTTTATGGGGTTGGTATTGCTCTCAAAATGCCATGAACTGTGGCGTTTCGGCAATAAAATATCCCCCGGCATGGCGATAGAACTGGAAAAGGCAAAGCGGCTCGGCATCCCAATCCGGCATTTTACCGGGCAATGCGCGGAGGTGAAGGAACATGCAAGGGCTTAA